In Pseudomonas nunensis, a single window of DNA contains:
- a CDS encoding DUF6388 family protein encodes MTVKELTQEARHEEALKKYLLESPQLAGEIKDLPADDQKDQIQWAFEDEAESQGLQPWELTLKYTSTPEEFEAARLVLHKEAAEVLGVEWEEYCEMNNLVV; translated from the coding sequence ATGACTGTTAAAGAATTGACCCAAGAAGCCAGACACGAAGAAGCGCTGAAGAAGTACCTGCTGGAGTCGCCCCAGCTAGCCGGCGAGATCAAAGACCTGCCGGCTGACGATCAGAAAGACCAGATCCAGTGGGCGTTCGAGGATGAAGCGGAATCCCAGGGCCTGCAGCCTTGGGAGCTGACGCTCAAGTACACCTCGACTCCTGAGGAGTTCGAGGCGGCGCGCCTTGTTCTGCACAAGGAGGCGGCCGAAGTATTGGGCGTCGAGTGGGAAGAGTACTGCGAGATGAATAATCTGGTGGTTT